In Oncorhynchus gorbuscha isolate QuinsamMale2020 ecotype Even-year linkage group LG02, OgorEven_v1.0, whole genome shotgun sequence, a single genomic region encodes these proteins:
- the LOC124003443 gene encoding NADH-cytochrome b5 reductase 2 has product MESLTVPVVVGTSVVVLSGLYFLLRGDKKKKPRPQTLQDSTVKYPLPLIEKEDISHDTKRFRFGLPSPTHVLGLPVGQHVYLSAKVNGSLVIRAYTPVSSDEDQGFVDLVVKVYYKNTHPNYPDGGKMSQYLDAMSIGDKIDFRGPNGLLVYTGNGKFAIRPDKKSEAKVRKFKHVGMIAGGTGITPMLQLIRSITGDPADNTKCSLIFANQTDKDILLRDELEEVLKSHSDQLNLSYTLDKPPQDWKYSSGFVNANMMKAHLPPASNDVLIVMCGPPPMIQHACLPNLSTLGYKTENTFTY; this is encoded by the exons ATGGAGAGTCTG ACAGTACCTGTTGTGGTTGGAACGTCTGTGGTGGTCCTCTCTGGGCTCTACTTCCTCCTCCGAGGTGATAAGAAGAAGAAGCCGCGTCCACAGACACTACAAGATTCTACAGTTAAATATCCACTGCCACTCATAGAGAAAGAG GATATAAGCCATGATACAAAGCGCTTTCGCTTTGGCCTTCCCTCTCCCACACATGTCCTTGGACTGCCAGTAG GACAGCATGTGTACCTGTCAGCTAAGGTGAATGGGAGCCTGGTCATCCGGGCCTACACTCCTGTCTCCAGTGATGAGGACCAGGGCTTTGTGGACCTGGTGGTCAAG GTGTACTACAAAAACACTCATCCTAACTATCCTGACGGAGGAAAGATGTCCCAGTACCTGGACGCCATGAGCATTGGGGACAAAATAGATTTCAGAGGACCCAATGGACTCCTTGTGTACACAggaaatg GCAAATTTGCCATTCGACCTGATAAGAAGTCTGAGGCCAAGGTCCGCAAGTTTAAACATGTTGGAATGATCGCTGGTGGAACAG GGATTACCCCCATGCTGCAGCTGATTCGCAGTATTACAGGAGACCCTGCAGACAACACCAAGTGCTCGCTCATATTTGCTAACCAG ACTGACAAGGATATCCTACTGCGGGATGAACTAGAGGAGGTGCTGAAGAGTCACTCTGACCAACTCAACCTGTCCTACACTCTGGACAAGCCTCCACAGG ACTGGAAGTACAGCTCAGGATTTGTGAACGCTAATATGATGAAAGCGCACCTTCCCCCGGCATCCAACGATGTGCTTATTGTCATGTGTGGCCCACCCCCCATGATCCAGCATGCATGCCTCCCCAACCTTTCCACTCTGGGCTACAAGACAGAGAACACATTCACATACTAG